One segment of uncultured Propionivibrio sp. DNA contains the following:
- a CDS encoding GspE/PulE family protein: MGIPGSVEIDRRLAFLKALQVVTNKIHATNNVDEIMLEMSPDICRLFECDRLTLYVVGEDRQSIVSKLKTGLNSFKDIRLPITEQSIAGYVATMQRRVNLRDVYDEGELRQYSAGLHFLKEVDRRTGYRSKQMLVAPIVDAGRHELLGVIQLINRLSDSPFPPEAEEGIDSLAQTLAVALTQRLKARPFVQSKYDALVSDGIISAADLDLAQRSARRQAADLEQVLVTEFQVRLSAIGDALSRFFGVPYEPFKIDRIKPMELLKNLKRDYVEANAWLPIEENSDGIVVLTLDPERIRSSRIANNVFPKCRISYRVTTCAEFVKAIEQFFGALSDMGSVGEMLSGLDDEDAEIGAGASDELSAAADNELVRLVNKIIVEAYQQGASDIHIEPRPGKEKTQIRFRKDGTLGVYIEIPASYRNALVARIKIMCDLDISEKRKPQDGKIKFKKFGPLDIELRVATIPSAGGVEDIVMRILAAGEPIPLEKLGVAPGNLERLKETVNKPYGLFFVCGPTGSGKTTTLHSILHHINTPETKIWTAEDPVEITQKGLRQVQVNKKAGLDFATVMRAFLRADPDVIMVGEMRDKETVSIGIEASLTGHLVFATLHTNSAPESINRLLDMGMDPFNFADALLGILAQRLAKRLCSACKESYVPTDDEIRQLLHEYCEELSAAEHWRADPEVAADAVYRDWVRQFGKDGHFTLQRAKGCDACGGSGYKGRIGLHELLIGSDALKKQIQEHARVAELLTTAVSEGMRTLKMDGIEKVLAGITDIKQVRAVCIK, translated from the coding sequence ATGGGAATTCCAGGCTCTGTGGAAATTGACCGCCGGCTGGCCTTCTTGAAGGCGCTGCAGGTCGTTACCAACAAGATTCATGCGACCAATAACGTCGATGAAATCATGCTTGAGATGTCGCCGGACATCTGTCGCTTGTTCGAGTGCGATCGCCTGACGCTGTATGTCGTCGGCGAGGATCGGCAGAGCATCGTCTCCAAGCTCAAGACCGGACTCAATTCGTTCAAGGACATCCGTTTGCCGATTACCGAGCAGAGCATTGCCGGTTATGTTGCCACCATGCAGCGGCGTGTGAATCTCCGCGACGTCTATGACGAGGGCGAACTTCGCCAGTACAGCGCCGGCTTGCACTTCCTCAAGGAGGTCGATCGCCGTACCGGCTATCGCTCCAAGCAGATGTTGGTGGCGCCGATCGTCGATGCCGGCCGCCATGAACTGCTTGGCGTCATTCAGTTGATCAACCGGCTGTCGGACTCGCCCTTTCCGCCCGAGGCCGAGGAGGGGATCGACAGTCTGGCGCAAACGCTCGCGGTGGCGCTCACCCAGCGGCTCAAGGCGCGCCCCTTCGTACAATCGAAGTATGACGCATTGGTGTCCGACGGCATCATTTCCGCGGCCGACCTGGACTTGGCGCAACGGTCGGCGCGTCGCCAGGCGGCCGATCTTGAACAGGTCCTCGTCACCGAATTCCAGGTGCGGCTGTCCGCCATCGGCGACGCGCTTTCGCGGTTTTTCGGCGTACCTTACGAGCCGTTCAAGATCGATCGGATCAAGCCGATGGAACTGCTCAAGAATCTCAAGCGTGATTATGTCGAAGCCAATGCCTGGTTGCCGATCGAGGAGAATTCCGACGGCATCGTCGTGCTGACGCTCGATCCCGAACGCATCCGCAGCTCGCGCATTGCCAACAACGTGTTCCCCAAGTGCCGGATCAGTTATCGCGTCACCACTTGCGCGGAGTTCGTCAAGGCGATTGAACAGTTCTTCGGCGCCCTGTCGGACATGGGGTCGGTCGGCGAGATGCTCTCGGGGCTCGACGATGAAGACGCCGAGATCGGAGCAGGCGCCTCGGATGAACTTTCTGCCGCCGCCGACAACGAGTTGGTCAGGCTGGTCAACAAGATCATCGTCGAAGCCTATCAGCAAGGGGCCTCGGACATTCACATCGAACCGCGTCCGGGCAAGGAGAAAACGCAGATCCGCTTCCGCAAGGACGGCACGCTCGGCGTCTATATCGAAATTCCCGCGTCGTATCGAAACGCGCTGGTGGCGCGGATCAAGATCATGTGCGATCTCGATATTTCCGAGAAGCGCAAGCCGCAGGACGGCAAGATCAAATTCAAGAAATTCGGACCGCTCGACATCGAGTTGCGCGTCGCGACGATTCCGTCGGCGGGCGGCGTCGAAGATATTGTCATGCGCATTCTGGCCGCCGGCGAACCCATTCCGCTCGAAAAGCTCGGCGTTGCGCCCGGCAATCTCGAACGGCTCAAGGAAACGGTGAACAAACCCTACGGCCTCTTTTTTGTTTGCGGACCGACGGGGTCGGGCAAGACGACGACCTTGCATTCGATCCTGCATCACATCAACACGCCCGAAACGAAGATTTGGACAGCGGAAGATCCCGTCGAAATCACGCAGAAGGGTTTGCGCCAGGTGCAGGTGAACAAGAAGGCCGGTCTCGATTTCGCGACGGTCATGCGGGCCTTCCTCCGTGCCGATCCTGATGTCATCATGGTCGGCGAAATGCGTGACAAGGAAACGGTGTCGATCGGCATCGAGGCGTCGCTGACCGGCCACCTGGTGTTTGCCACGCTTCACACCAACAGCGCGCCGGAATCGATCAACCGACTGCTTGACATGGGCATGGACCCCTTCAACTTTGCCGACGCGTTGCTCGGCATCCTCGCCCAACGGCTTGCCAAGCGTCTGTGCTCGGCCTGCAAGGAGTCCTATGTGCCGACGGATGACGAAATCCGCCAGTTGCTGCACGAATACTGCGAGGAACTCTCCGCCGCCGAACATTGGCGGGCCGATCCGGAGGTGGCTGCCGATGCGGTCTATCGGGACTGGGTTCGGCAGTTCGGCAAGGACGGGCACTTCACCCTGCAACGCGCCAAGGGCTGTGATGCCTGCGGCGGTTCCGGCTACAAGGGCCGGATCGGTTTGCACGAATTGCTGATTGGCAGCGACGCTCTCAAGAAGCAGATCCAGGAACATGCGCGCGTTGCCGAGCTGCTGACGACTGCCGTCAGCGAAGGCATGCGCACATTGAAGATGGACGGTATCGAGAAAGTCCTTGCCGGCATCACCGATATCAAACAGGTGCGTGCGGTCTGCATCAAATAG
- a CDS encoding 3',5'-cyclic-nucleotide phosphodiesterase, with product MKVRILGCNGGIGGKHLRTTSMLVDDDILIDAGTGVDDLTLAELAKIDHVFVTHSHLDHIAALPLMVDSIADLRETPVTVHAIAPTLDILRNHIFNWAIWPDFSEISIRDRPVMQYQTISVGETLHFGSRMITAMPALHTVPAVGYHLNSGAASLVFTGDTTVNDAFWPLLNRIENLRYLLIETAFSNRERNLAAVSMHLCPSMLAEELARMTVAPEVYVSHLKPGQIDLIMSEIADCAGHVCPQMLQNDHVFEF from the coding sequence ATGAAAGTCAGGATTCTCGGTTGTAATGGCGGCATTGGCGGGAAGCATCTGCGCACGACGTCGATGCTGGTGGACGATGACATCCTGATCGATGCAGGCACCGGCGTGGACGACCTGACACTGGCTGAACTCGCCAAGATCGATCATGTGTTCGTCACCCATTCACACCTCGATCACATTGCCGCGTTGCCACTGATGGTTGACTCGATTGCCGATTTGCGCGAAACGCCGGTTACGGTGCATGCGATCGCACCGACGCTGGATATCCTGCGTAACCACATCTTCAATTGGGCCATCTGGCCGGATTTCAGCGAAATCTCGATTCGCGACCGGCCGGTGATGCAGTACCAGACGATCAGCGTCGGCGAAACCCTGCATTTCGGATCGCGCATGATTACGGCGATGCCCGCCTTGCATACTGTTCCGGCAGTCGGCTATCACCTGAATTCGGGGGCGGCCAGCCTCGTTTTTACCGGCGATACGACGGTCAACGATGCCTTCTGGCCGCTGCTTAACCGGATCGAGAACCTGCGCTATCTGTTGATCGAAACGGCATTTTCGAATCGTGAGCGCAATCTCGCGGCGGTATCCATGCATCTGTGTCCGAGCATGCTGGCCGAGGAACTTGCCCGGATGACGGTGGCGCCGGAGGTATATGTCTCGCATCTGAAGCCGGGGCAGATCGATCTGATCATGAGTGAAATCGCAGATTGTGCCGGGCATGTTTGCCCGCAGATGCTGCAGAATGATCATGTCTTCGAGTTCTAA